From the genome of Streptomyces sp. JH34:
CCGCGCGGGTCCCCCTCCCCGAGCGGTTTGACGTCCTTGACGGTGAGCGGGACACCGATGGTGCGGGCGACCTTCACCCCCGTCTCCCCCAGCAGCTGGGCGACGGTGGCGCCGGAGGCCCCGGCGACGTCCATCACCACGCCCTTCCCCTTGCTCCGCAGGATCGCGAAGACCTTCTGCTCCTCCAGGGCCTCCTCGGCCTGTGCGCCGTCCGGGTATCTGTGGAGTTCGAGCGAGGCGTCGAGGGCCTTGTTCATGCCCCGGACGAACTCGGCGGCGTAGGGCGTCCTAGGGCCTTCGACGACCGCGACCGGGATGCGGTGCGGCGTCGGATTGGCCATCGCGTAGGTGTACGAACCGGCGAAGAGACCGGCCGCGGCCGCGAGGATGAAGAGCAGGACCACCGCGGGGAAGTACGGCGACTTCTTGTACGCCTCCCACTTCTCCCGCCGGGTCGGCGGCCTGCCGTGTGCTCCGTGTCCGCCGGTGGCCCGGTCCGTCATGCCGGGTCGCCGTGGTCGTGGCGGGCGCGGCTGGGCTGCACCCGTTTCGGCTCGCCCGGCATCTTCGGGTACTCGGGCGGATAGGGCAGGTCGCCGAGCTCGTGCTCGTGCTCGTCCCGCCTGGCCAGCTCCAGCAGCCGGTCGAGCCGGAAGGCGTGGTCGTCCATGTCGGCGTGCAGGTCGCCGACCTCCGCGTACCGCGCGGGCATGGTCCGGAGGTCGAAGTCGCGGGGCTCGGCGTCGTCGATCTCCTCCCAGCGCAGCGGTGCCGAGACGGGGGCGTGCGGGAAGGGGCGTACGGAGTAGGCGGAGGCGATGGTCCGGTCGCGGGCCGTCTGGTTGTAGTCGACGAAGATCCGCTCGCCCCGTTCCTCCTTCCACCAGGCGGTCGTCACCCGGTCGGGCATCCTGCGCTCCAGTTCCCGGCCCACCGCGATCGCCGAGCGTCTGACCTGGGTGAACGTCCACTCCGGTACGAGTGGGACGAAGACGTGGATGCCACGTCCGCCGGAGGTCTTGGGCCAGCCGCGCAGCCCGTGGTCGTCGAGGACCGAACGCAGTTCGTGGGCCGCCCTCACCGCATCGGCGTAATCGGTGCCGGGCTGCGGGTCGAGGTCGATGCGCAGCTCGTCCGGGTGGTCGGTGTCCGCCCTGCGCACCGGCCAGGGGTGGAAGGTCAGGGTGCCGAGGTTCGCCGCCCAGAGGACGGCTCCCAGTTCGGTGGGGCACATCTCGTCGGCGTGCCGGCCGCTGGGGAACTCGATCCTGGCGGTGGGCGTCCAGTCGGGGAGGTTCTTCGGTGCCCGCTTCTGGTAGAAGAACTCGCCCTCGACCCCGTCGACGAAGCGCTGGAGGGTGGTGGGCCGCTCACGCAGGGCCCGGAGGATCCCCGGTCCCACGGCCTGGAAGTAGTCGGCCACGTCCTTCTTGGTGTAGCCCTTCTCCGGGAAGTACACCTTGTCCGGGTTGGACAGCCTTACGGCCCGTCCGTCCACGTCCAGCTCCATCGCTGCTCCAGCTCCCATGTCGGCCACCGTAGGGCGGGCCCACATACGCCGCATATCGGGAGGACGCGCCGCGTGCGGTGGGTGAGAATCGGGCCATGGACCTGCCGGTGATGCCACCCGTGAAGCCGATGCTCGCCAAATCCGTGTCCACGATTCCCCCTGGGATGCAGTACGAGGCGAAGTGGGACGGGTTCCGGGCGATCGTGCACCGGGACTGCGACGAGGTGGTGATCGGCAGCCGGACGGGGAAGCCGCTGACCCGCTACTTCCCCGAGGTGGTCACCGCGGTGCTGGAGAACCTTCCCCGGCGCTGTGTGATCGACGGTGAGATCGTCCTGCCGTACGACGGCCGGCTCGACTTCGACCGGCTGAGCGAGCGCATCCATCCGGCGGACTCCCGGGTACGGATGCTGGCCGGGCGGACCCCGGCGAGCTTCGTCGCCTTCGACGTCCTCGCCCTGGACGACCGGTCCCTGCTCGCGACCCCGCAGACGGAACGGCGGAGGATCCTCGAGGAAGCGCTGGCGGGGGCCTCGGCCCCCGTCCATCTCGCCCCGTCCACCACGGACCCGGCCCTCGCACGGGAATGGTTCGACCGGTACGAGGGAGCGGGGCTCGACGGAGTGGTCGCCAAACCGCTCGATCTGCCGTACCGGCCGGACGCACGCGTCATGTACAAGATCAAGCACGAGCGGACCGCCGACTGCGTGGTGGCCGGTTACCGCTTCCACAAGAGCGGCCCCGTGGTGGGCTCGCTGCTGCTCGGTCTGTACGACTCCGGGGGTGCCCTGCAGCACGTGGGGGTGTGCGCCGCCTTCTCGATGAAGCGGCGGGCCGAACTCGTCGAGGAGCTGGACCCGTTGCGCATCGAGCCGGCGGACCACCCGTGGGCCGCCTGGGCGGACGCCGCGGCGCACGAGGGGTCACGGCTGCCGGGCGCGCCGAGCCGGTGGACGGGCAAGAAGGACCTGTCGTGGGTGGCCCTCGCGCCGGAGCGGGTCTGCGAGGTGGCGTACGACCACATGGAGGGTGACCGTTTCCGCCACACCACCCAGTTCCGCCGGTGGCGGCCGGACCGCAGTCCCTCCGGCTGTACCTACGCGCAGCTGGAGGAAGTGGTGCGCTACGACCTGTCCGAGGTGCTGAGCG
Proteins encoded in this window:
- the ligD gene encoding non-homologous end-joining DNA ligase: MELDVDGRAVRLSNPDKVYFPEKGYTKKDVADYFQAVGPGILRALRERPTTLQRFVDGVEGEFFYQKRAPKNLPDWTPTARIEFPSGRHADEMCPTELGAVLWAANLGTLTFHPWPVRRADTDHPDELRIDLDPQPGTDYADAVRAAHELRSVLDDHGLRGWPKTSGGRGIHVFVPLVPEWTFTQVRRSAIAVGRELERRMPDRVTTAWWKEERGERIFVDYNQTARDRTIASAYSVRPFPHAPVSAPLRWEEIDDAEPRDFDLRTMPARYAEVGDLHADMDDHAFRLDRLLELARRDEHEHELGDLPYPPEYPKMPGEPKRVQPSRARHDHGDPA
- a CDS encoding ATP-dependent DNA ligase, yielding MDLPVMPPVKPMLAKSVSTIPPGMQYEAKWDGFRAIVHRDCDEVVIGSRTGKPLTRYFPEVVTAVLENLPRRCVIDGEIVLPYDGRLDFDRLSERIHPADSRVRMLAGRTPASFVAFDVLALDDRSLLATPQTERRRILEEALAGASAPVHLAPSTTDPALAREWFDRYEGAGLDGVVAKPLDLPYRPDARVMYKIKHERTADCVVAGYRFHKSGPVVGSLLLGLYDSGGALQHVGVCAAFSMKRRAELVEELDPLRIEPADHPWAAWADAAAHEGSRLPGAPSRWTGKKDLSWVALAPERVCEVAYDHMEGDRFRHTTQFRRWRPDRSPSGCTYAQLEEVVRYDLSEVLSAR